From one Paenibacillus sp. FSL K6-1330 genomic stretch:
- a CDS encoding 2-dehydropantoate 2-reductase N-terminal domain-containing protein, whose product MKILVYGAGVLGSYLAHELVRGGHNVSMLARGQRADELEKSGNVIRHYFQFQTTVHNVRVIRELQPNDVYDLIFVVMKYPDFEAVLPALAANHSSHIVIMGNNASPGEMEEYLHTHSPVAKKVAFAFQSIAGWRENGRVISVRGPRTKINIGGLGEDLSWRSVIDQALVNTKYKWTYQNNMNEWLKSHYVMILALNSIASTYHGNLRRAAKDKKLLKLVIHAVDEGHQVLEKNGFTVTPAAQKQFAREKRKLFYILLKIMLSTPIGRILLSDKAVSSNEMTALQQAFDQLKIRANMATPNWDELQHYSAPIQRS is encoded by the coding sequence ATGAAAATATTGGTTTATGGCGCTGGGGTTCTGGGCAGTTATTTAGCCCACGAGCTGGTGCGTGGAGGTCACAACGTCTCGATGCTGGCCAGAGGACAACGAGCGGATGAGTTGGAAAAAAGCGGCAATGTCATTCGGCATTATTTTCAGTTCCAAACAACGGTTCATAACGTAAGGGTGATCCGGGAACTACAGCCAAACGATGTTTATGATCTTATTTTTGTTGTGATGAAATATCCGGATTTCGAAGCGGTACTGCCTGCGCTTGCAGCGAACCATAGCAGCCACATCGTAATAATGGGCAACAATGCGAGTCCTGGGGAAATGGAGGAGTATTTGCACACCCATAGTCCGGTAGCGAAAAAGGTTGCTTTCGCTTTTCAGTCGATCGCTGGCTGGAGAGAGAATGGCCGGGTCATTAGCGTGCGCGGACCAAGAACCAAAATCAATATCGGGGGTTTAGGCGAGGATCTGTCTTGGCGATCGGTGATCGACCAGGCTTTGGTTAACACCAAATATAAGTGGACATACCAGAACAATATGAATGAGTGGCTGAAAAGTCATTATGTCATGATCTTGGCATTGAATTCCATTGCTTCTACATATCACGGTAATTTGCGCAGAGCCGCAAAAGACAAAAAGCTTCTCAAGCTTGTTATCCATGCTGTAGATGAAGGGCATCAAGTGTTGGAGAAAAACGGATTTACGGTTACGCCTGCTGCTCAAAAGCAATTCGCCCGTGAAAAAAGGAAGCTGTTCTACATCCTGTTGAAAATAATGTTATCAACCCCGATTGGCAGAATCCTGCTGAGTGATAAGGCTGTGTCATCAAACGAGATGACTGCGTTACAGCAAGCTTTTGATCAATTGAAAATTCGCGCGAACATGGCGACACCCAATTGGGATGAGCTCCAACATTATTCCGCGCCTATTCAGAGATCATAG
- a CDS encoding TetR/AcrR family transcriptional regulator has protein sequence MNKFEIRTQQKKDAIIHAALKLFKEKGFIHVSIKDIAEESGVSSVSLYNYFGSKEGVVIECANVLMQNTIHMAKELLKQNIEFKDKLSQVLEICAEHDYQLLSTPGAVEDQVLASLYSENTNKIRTGLIQEFIELGMKEGAIHSSVSLETLLELLSVVGTLQASWARSGNYKNKMAELNQLLLYGFVGRH, from the coding sequence ATGAATAAATTCGAGATAAGAACGCAGCAAAAGAAGGATGCGATCATTCATGCCGCATTAAAGCTTTTTAAAGAAAAAGGCTTCATCCATGTCAGCATCAAGGACATTGCCGAAGAATCCGGTGTATCGTCTGTATCGCTGTATAACTACTTCGGCAGCAAAGAAGGGGTGGTTATTGAATGTGCGAACGTTCTGATGCAAAATACCATCCATATGGCCAAGGAGCTGTTGAAGCAAAATATCGAGTTTAAAGACAAGCTATCCCAAGTACTGGAGATCTGTGCTGAGCATGACTATCAATTGCTTTCTACACCGGGTGCCGTTGAGGATCAGGTGCTGGCGAGCTTATATAGTGAAAACACCAATAAAATTAGAACTGGGCTTATTCAGGAATTTATTGAGCTGGGGATGAAGGAAGGGGCCATTCATTCTTCTGTTTCTCTGGAGACCCTTTTGGAATTATTAAGTGTTGTCGGGACGCTCCAAGCTTCCTGGGCAAGATCCGGGAATTATAAAAATAAGATGGCTGAACTTAACCAGCTTCTCTTGTATGGTTTCGTTGGACGCCACTAA
- a CDS encoding response regulator transcription factor, with amino-acid sequence MPKTILVVDDDPDIIDMLKLYLEAEGYRTLEAFDGRAALEHLQSKHVDLALFDIMMPFIDGFQLLRMMRQDYKIPVILISAKNQELDKITGLKLGADDYVSKPFSPLEVMARIQAQLRRSYEFNELSESEAPTLSETCVGDLLLDHRECMLYLKGTPISLSAIEYKLLKLFMGEPGRVFTKKIIFEQAWGEHYLADDNAVMVQISRLRDKIEVCPRKPVYIKTIRGLGYRFAKKDELQP; translated from the coding sequence ATGCCTAAAACCATACTTGTTGTCGATGATGATCCGGATATTATAGATATGCTTAAACTTTATCTGGAGGCAGAAGGATATAGGACTTTGGAGGCTTTTGACGGGAGAGCAGCCCTAGAGCATCTACAAAGCAAGCACGTGGATCTCGCACTCTTTGATATCATGATGCCGTTCATCGACGGATTCCAGTTGCTCCGCATGATGCGGCAGGATTATAAAATCCCGGTCATTCTCATTTCGGCCAAAAATCAGGAACTTGATAAAATAACCGGTCTCAAGCTGGGGGCAGACGATTATGTGTCCAAACCGTTCAGCCCGCTCGAAGTGATGGCGAGAATTCAGGCCCAGTTAAGACGTTCTTATGAGTTTAATGAGCTGTCAGAGTCGGAAGCTCCCACGTTATCCGAAACCTGCGTCGGGGACTTGCTGCTGGATCACCGCGAATGCATGTTGTACCTCAAGGGAACACCGATTTCACTCAGCGCTATTGAGTACAAATTATTGAAGCTGTTCATGGGGGAACCGGGGCGCGTATTTACGAAAAAGATAATTTTTGAACAAGCCTGGGGCGAGCATTATCTGGCTGACGATAACGCCGTCATGGTCCAAATCAGCAGGCTGCGCGATAAAATCGAAGTTTGTCCGAGGAAACCTGTTTATATCAAAACCATTCGCGGGCTCGGATACCGATTTGCGAAAAAAGATGAGTTACAGCCATGA
- a CDS encoding HAMP domain-containing sensor histidine kinase: MKSPNRLQRSLIRQYIFFFVTIALIAVFSLFVLNALIMDYFMEATGPVKTEAGVMGSPTALPGMDSDQHERVFYKMAFQALLLFLALFAITVYVFGRWTASRLTTPLSSIADGIRNIASGHYHKRLNFKASYELAEIQDDFNAMAERLERMEREKRELAESKQRMLIDISHDLKTPMTTIQGYIEAMEVGLVDSEEKRQKILRLISDKASLMSELIDGIFELSKLDSPDYPLAVEASDISEFTREIAAEYYEVFEEQKFHFKYDIPDCEIIVPFDATWLYRAVSNILSNAIQYNPPGTTVELKLAATGKGVEIHVSDDGIGIPDVMKETIFDAFVRGDQARKSDGGTGLGLAIAKQVVEKHGGNITLTTNGQTKFVLFLPNEL, from the coding sequence ATGAAATCTCCTAATCGTCTGCAGCGTTCGCTGATTCGCCAATATATTTTTTTCTTTGTTACGATTGCACTTATTGCCGTGTTTTCGCTATTTGTATTAAATGCGTTGATCATGGATTATTTTATGGAGGCTACCGGACCGGTCAAGACGGAGGCTGGAGTCATGGGCAGTCCAACAGCCTTGCCAGGCATGGACAGCGATCAGCATGAGAGAGTATTTTATAAAATGGCCTTCCAAGCCCTGCTGCTCTTTCTCGCATTGTTTGCAATTACCGTTTATGTCTTCGGAAGATGGACGGCTTCCCGGCTCACCACCCCGCTTAGTTCCATAGCGGACGGCATACGGAACATCGCCAGCGGACACTACCACAAAAGACTGAATTTTAAAGCGAGTTATGAGCTTGCGGAAATTCAGGACGATTTCAATGCTATGGCGGAGCGGCTTGAACGTATGGAGAGGGAAAAGCGAGAGCTTGCGGAGAGCAAGCAGCGAATGCTGATCGACATTTCCCATGACCTGAAGACACCGATGACGACCATTCAGGGTTATATCGAAGCGATGGAAGTGGGGCTCGTCGATTCGGAAGAGAAAAGGCAAAAAATCCTGCGTTTGATTTCCGACAAAGCCAGTCTGATGTCAGAGCTGATTGACGGTATCTTCGAGCTCTCCAAGCTGGATAGTCCCGACTATCCTCTTGCTGTTGAGGCATCCGACATTTCAGAATTCACAAGGGAAATTGCAGCTGAGTATTACGAGGTGTTCGAAGAACAGAAGTTTCATTTTAAGTACGATATTCCCGATTGTGAGATCATCGTCCCATTCGACGCCACCTGGTTATACAGGGCGGTTTCTAATATCCTGTCCAACGCAATCCAATACAACCCGCCCGGTACAACTGTTGAATTGAAATTGGCAGCGACGGGAAAAGGAGTCGAAATCCACGTTTCGGACGATGGCATCGGAATCCCGGATGTTATGAAGGAAACGATTTTTGATGCCTTTGTCCGTGGAGACCAAGCCCGAAAAAGCGATGGGGGTACGGGTCTGGGACTTGCCATTGCCAAACAAGTGGTAGAAAAACATGGGGGTAACATCACGCTGACCACGAACGGGCAAACGAAATTCGTTCTTTTTCTTCCTAACGAATTGTAA
- the bahA gene encoding bacitracin amidohydrolase BahA produces the protein MEIQREKEKEKGGTYFRRIIVNRKRRGRLSPGWKGASLGLGAIAFILILIQANYLLTGHGIGKFIVGTFLFVLAAALVSGLAALLLHGVKKLPSRYIWILLCSLIMLLFCFIGPLEVSVVFIVLFAVVFSLFGALVYKFATGSYKQASKTRKIGAIACLSLITIVIGAGSFWLIRAGDEATPDVTLKQLKTSARYDDTAMKNPAEQGEYSVKSLLYGSPDNYRKEFNQSGSLTTQTVDASKFVEKWSSLRTKSLGFGPEALPLNGKVWYPEGEGAFPLVLIVHGNHLMNDYSDPGYEYLGRLLASKGYIFVSVDENFLNVSPYEDMFLISPLLSENPARGLLLLEHLQTWKGWNRDPDHPFYQKVDMERIALIGHSRGGEAVAIAAAYNKLSRHPDHGHIKFDYNFSIRSLISIAGTDGYYKPQGKLLPLQDVNYLALHGAHDMDVNSLDGAKQYHRIRYTKGTNYMKSLVYIYGANHGQFNGGWGRGDVAGLGNQLFNLRQIMPQDEQETIAKVFISSFLDATLKDQRQYREVFRDLGYAKEWLPDTLYIGNYYDSQTILLADYEEDVDLQSTTIPGGSLMGENLQQWKEEKVKVKMGEAEYSAVRLGWNSEGSPGPPSYTVTLPDHGVRTGKESSIVFSLADARGKEEISDPKELINFTITVEDRKGHQANLPLSHLSKLPPVIEGKLLKWPFSNAGNTSEPVFQCYDFRLDDFNKMNPEFNPEQLSKIRIEFNLTERGTILLRDIGIRS, from the coding sequence TTGGAAATACAAAGAGAGAAAGAAAAAGAGAAGGGTGGCACTTATTTTCGAAGAATAATTGTAAACCGGAAGCGCCGGGGGAGGTTATCCCCTGGATGGAAGGGTGCGTCGCTTGGGCTTGGCGCCATCGCCTTTATCCTGATTCTGATACAGGCCAATTATCTATTGACGGGGCATGGTATCGGTAAATTCATCGTAGGTACATTCCTGTTTGTCTTAGCGGCAGCGCTTGTAAGCGGCCTGGCTGCTTTATTGCTGCACGGGGTCAAAAAACTGCCAAGCCGTTATATTTGGATATTGCTGTGCTCACTCATCATGCTTTTATTCTGTTTTATTGGGCCGCTGGAAGTATCGGTAGTTTTCATCGTGTTGTTTGCCGTTGTTTTTTCTTTGTTTGGTGCATTGGTTTATAAATTTGCAACGGGAAGCTACAAGCAAGCGTCCAAAACCAGGAAAATCGGCGCCATAGCCTGTTTGTCCCTGATCACTATCGTGATTGGAGCCGGCAGCTTCTGGTTGATTCGGGCCGGGGATGAAGCCACTCCGGACGTGACCTTGAAACAGCTGAAAACTTCAGCCCGATATGATGACACGGCGATGAAAAACCCTGCCGAACAAGGTGAGTATTCAGTCAAAAGCCTGTTATACGGAAGCCCCGACAACTACAGGAAAGAGTTTAACCAAAGCGGTTCCCTAACCACTCAAACGGTGGATGCGTCCAAGTTTGTTGAGAAATGGTCGTCCTTGCGTACGAAGTCGCTTGGATTTGGACCCGAGGCCTTGCCGTTAAACGGTAAAGTGTGGTATCCCGAAGGGGAGGGTGCCTTTCCGCTTGTTTTGATCGTACATGGTAATCACTTAATGAATGATTATTCCGATCCGGGTTATGAATATCTCGGCAGGCTGCTGGCTAGTAAAGGGTATATTTTTGTCTCTGTGGATGAAAATTTCCTTAATGTCTCTCCATACGAGGATATGTTCCTGATTAGCCCGCTGCTGAGTGAAAATCCGGCAAGAGGCTTACTGCTGTTGGAGCATTTGCAAACCTGGAAGGGATGGAACCGTGATCCGGACCATCCGTTTTATCAAAAGGTCGATATGGAACGAATCGCCCTCATCGGGCATTCCCGAGGCGGCGAAGCGGTCGCGATCGCGGCAGCCTATAACAAGCTCAGCCGTCATCCGGACCATGGCCACATCAAGTTTGATTATAACTTTTCGATCCGTTCTCTCATTTCCATTGCGGGAACGGACGGGTATTATAAGCCCCAAGGTAAACTTCTACCGCTGCAAGACGTGAATTATCTAGCTTTGCATGGAGCTCATGATATGGATGTCAACAGCCTGGACGGTGCGAAGCAATATCACCGGATTCGTTATACCAAGGGTACAAATTACATGAAATCGCTGGTCTATATTTATGGAGCCAACCACGGCCAGTTTAACGGAGGCTGGGGCAGAGGGGATGTAGCAGGCTTGGGGAACCAACTGTTTAATCTACGTCAAATTATGCCGCAGGATGAACAGGAAACCATCGCAAAAGTGTTCATATCTTCGTTTCTGGATGCCACGCTGAAGGACCAACGGCAATACCGGGAGGTGTTCAGAGATTTGGGTTATGCCAAGGAATGGCTCCCCGATACCCTGTACATCGGCAATTATTACGATTCGCAAACGATCTTACTGGCGGATTATGAGGAAGACGTTGATTTGCAGAGCACCACAATTCCCGGCGGCAGCCTGATGGGCGAGAACCTCCAGCAATGGAAGGAGGAAAAGGTGAAAGTTAAAATGGGCGAAGCGGAATACAGCGCCGTTCGCTTAGGCTGGAATTCGGAAGGCTCGCCTGGGCCCCCATCCTATACGGTTACTTTGCCGGACCATGGGGTGAGAACAGGGAAGGAAAGCTCCATCGTATTTTCGCTGGCGGATGCCCGTGGGAAAGAGGAAATCAGCGACCCGAAAGAGCTTATCAATTTTACGATTACTGTCGAAGACAGGAAGGGCCATCAGGCAAATCTTCCCCTCAGCCATCTTTCCAAATTGCCGCCCGTAATTGAGGGTAAACTGTTGAAATGGCCGTTTTCGAATGCAGGTAATACTTCGGAACCCGTATTTCAATGCTATGATTTCCGTCTAGATGATTTCAACAAAATGAATCCGGAATTCAATCCAGAGCAGTTGAGCAAGATTCGTATTGAGTTCAACCTGACCGAGCGTGGAACCATTCTGCTTCGTGATATTGGCATTCGATCATAA
- a CDS encoding class II aldolase/adducin family protein, with protein MNLEFLHPADLLLQFINRIYNHGMTTTSGGNLSIKDQNGDIWITPAGVDKGSLTRMDMVCVKENGTVLGIHKPSSEFPFHRLIYQARPDLKAIIHAHPPALVSFSIVRRIPDTRLLPNERQICGEIGIAPYALPGSEQLGENIAAVFKRGIDTVMLENHGVVVGAGDLSQAFNRFETLDFCARLEIEARRLGNPVLLTDEDYDTVRNKSTLQLDTYIYDTCTSEEKEIRRDMCALMRRAYKQGLFTSTQGTFSHRLIGNDFVITPYGKDRTDLEPGDLVRIENGKAEAGKQPSRSVFLHEAIYKMQPHVHSVIIAHPPNIMAFAVTDTAFDSRTIPESYILLRGMPKLPFHAVYNEPERTASLFKANTPIAIVNNNCVIVAGQSLLNAFDRLEVAEYSAKSILSARTLGNVIHIDDDRIRELEAAFHLE; from the coding sequence ATGAATCTGGAATTTTTGCATCCGGCAGATCTGCTTCTTCAATTTATCAATCGTATTTACAATCATGGCATGACGACCACGTCCGGGGGTAATCTGTCGATCAAGGACCAGAACGGAGATATTTGGATCACACCGGCCGGGGTGGATAAAGGCTCATTAACCCGGATGGATATGGTATGCGTGAAGGAGAACGGCACGGTCCTGGGAATTCACAAGCCGTCCAGCGAGTTTCCGTTTCACAGGCTTATCTATCAAGCCCGTCCGGACTTGAAAGCGATCATTCACGCCCATCCGCCCGCACTGGTTTCGTTCAGCATTGTCCGGCGCATTCCGGATACCAGGCTGCTTCCGAACGAACGGCAGATTTGTGGCGAGATCGGGATCGCGCCTTACGCCCTGCCTGGAAGCGAGCAGCTCGGGGAGAACATTGCGGCTGTTTTCAAGCGCGGGATCGACACAGTTATGCTGGAGAACCATGGCGTTGTGGTCGGAGCTGGGGACCTTTCTCAAGCGTTTAACCGGTTTGAAACCCTGGACTTCTGTGCGCGGCTGGAGATCGAGGCGCGTCGACTCGGAAATCCCGTCCTGCTGACCGATGAGGATTACGATACCGTCCGCAACAAAAGCACGCTGCAGTTGGATACGTATATCTACGACACCTGCACGTCGGAGGAAAAAGAAATTCGCCGCGATATGTGCGCACTAATGCGGCGTGCGTATAAACAAGGTTTGTTCACCAGCACGCAGGGCACCTTTTCCCATCGATTGATTGGAAATGATTTTGTTATCACACCCTACGGTAAAGACCGCACCGATCTGGAACCGGGTGACCTTGTCCGTATAGAGAACGGCAAAGCTGAGGCTGGCAAACAGCCAAGCAGATCTGTCTTTCTGCATGAAGCGATCTACAAAATGCAGCCGCATGTCCATTCGGTCATTATCGCGCATCCTCCCAACATTATGGCATTTGCCGTAACCGATACCGCTTTCGATTCAAGAACGATTCCAGAGAGTTATATCTTGCTTCGCGGAATGCCAAAGCTTCCCTTTCATGCGGTTTACAACGAGCCTGAGCGTACCGCTTCGCTGTTTAAAGCGAATACGCCGATTGCCATCGTGAATAATAATTGTGTCATTGTTGCCGGTCAGAGTCTGCTTAACGCGTTTGACCGATTAGAAGTTGCCGAGTACAGCGCCAAATCCATTCTGTCGGCAAGAACGCTCGGCAATGTCATCCACATCGATGACGACCGGATTCGCGAGCTTGAAGCAGCGTTTCATCTAGAATAG
- a CDS encoding DUF6530 family protein, with translation MKIPASTNHKPVIVSDNYGKVDGRFASKTDVGALSLGLTEQNEDGRAHIAAKIWRAAEEQGTSSSDELPIHRILDLSILICSALTHFSEAYRFEHLYDPQHPMIDRIGLQGNAMTVAVCTDNEQIQEDIKLFNEALSDNGEMIGERLRTLTRMLEELGYAR, from the coding sequence ATGAAAATACCTGCTTCAACAAATCATAAACCCGTGATTGTGTCGGATAACTATGGGAAAGTGGATGGACGATTTGCATCTAAGACAGACGTAGGAGCTCTATCTTTGGGATTGACCGAGCAGAACGAGGATGGTAGGGCGCATATTGCCGCCAAGATATGGAGAGCTGCAGAGGAACAAGGGACCAGTTCATCTGATGAGTTACCCATTCATCGAATTCTGGATTTATCTATTCTCATTTGCAGTGCCCTGACCCATTTTAGCGAAGCCTATAGATTTGAACATTTATATGACCCACAACATCCTATGATCGACCGGATCGGATTGCAGGGGAACGCCATGACGGTGGCTGTTTGCACGGATAATGAACAGATTCAGGAGGATATCAAGCTGTTCAACGAGGCATTGAGTGATAACGGTGAGATGATTGGAGAACGTCTGCGCACTTTAACGAGAATGTTAGAAGAATTGGGTTATGCGCGATGA
- a CDS encoding AAA family ATPase has protein sequence MKDQNDFASNVLSPGRVLTEEEQSLVWKKPLTHKVSEEERRITNEIKRNWHRGEMKIANILLEGDAGSGKTQLAKALSANFRLPYTKVTCFADMDKSDILGAILPVISSDRMKQLETADQAALRALYESDGFRSSTEILMEALGITQEMASAKMKQLLKLAANNAQDGAVEYRFYASEIVRAFQKGYLLEIQEPNVIRDAGVLMALNSALEPSGSLNLPMEIVHRHPDFIAVITANRSYAGSRPLNEALRDRVQHTEKMDLPTKEIMMERAMAKTGYRNDEMLDVLARVIILLDKTARANAIKGVAGMRSYFYWVDAVAQGASAREALYHKVIYKITTDSEEIKLLEEALVGEGLLDMLEEVPIENNKKRNAEAVEITTWDSDIDLDSVPDGQVGEEGIRLKKSAESEGSTSIPSDESTDMESADSGEDGSPQYHQANPEPMTEEEKQKERNFRKKLNQVSRAIVSDSIHQAVKLIVHRPEYDPIQQEEYWSLSKGLMPIVREIARQTLPLLEHEITAEFAKNHYNGSKFQADSVAYRDFRYFAKKRPPTESPGLVVGLRVDESASMAAFGRLEAAKRAVIAVYEFCQICHIPVLIYGDTADVSRLEQMSIFAYADYNQPDIRDRFRLMGIRARSNNRDGLALRIMAERLAASPKQTKLLISISDGQPKAMEDYTGSLAIQDMQQTLSEYERKGVKFLAAAIGQDKDVISQIYGVERFLDITNLNELPAKLVRIISRYL, from the coding sequence ATGAAAGACCAGAATGACTTTGCATCTAACGTGCTGTCTCCTGGGAGAGTATTAACTGAGGAGGAACAGAGCCTTGTCTGGAAAAAACCATTAACGCATAAAGTAAGCGAGGAAGAACGGCGAATCACGAATGAGATCAAGCGTAATTGGCATCGCGGCGAGATGAAGATCGCCAATATTCTATTGGAGGGAGATGCCGGCTCCGGAAAAACGCAGCTCGCCAAGGCGCTGTCTGCAAACTTCAGGTTACCCTATACCAAAGTAACTTGTTTTGCCGATATGGATAAATCGGATATCCTTGGCGCCATTTTACCGGTTATTTCATCTGATCGAATGAAGCAGTTGGAAACCGCCGACCAAGCGGCCTTGAGAGCATTATACGAAAGCGACGGCTTTCGAAGCTCAACGGAGATTTTAATGGAGGCGCTTGGGATTACACAAGAGATGGCTTCTGCAAAGATGAAGCAATTATTGAAGCTGGCCGCGAATAACGCTCAGGATGGAGCTGTAGAGTATCGATTTTACGCTTCCGAGATCGTCAGAGCTTTTCAAAAGGGCTATCTGCTGGAAATACAGGAACCGAACGTGATTCGGGATGCTGGCGTATTGATGGCATTGAATTCCGCATTGGAGCCGAGCGGCAGCCTTAATCTCCCAATGGAGATCGTGCACCGGCATCCGGATTTCATAGCGGTGATCACGGCAAACCGCAGTTATGCGGGATCGAGACCGCTTAACGAGGCATTGCGCGACCGGGTTCAGCACACGGAGAAGATGGACCTGCCGACCAAAGAGATCATGATGGAGCGGGCAATGGCCAAAACCGGTTATCGGAATGATGAAATGCTAGACGTACTGGCAAGAGTCATTATCCTATTGGATAAAACAGCACGAGCTAATGCCATAAAAGGCGTGGCCGGCATGCGTTCCTATTTCTATTGGGTGGATGCCGTTGCTCAAGGTGCTTCTGCGAGGGAGGCACTTTACCATAAAGTGATCTACAAGATAACTACCGATTCAGAAGAGATCAAACTGCTGGAAGAAGCGCTGGTAGGCGAAGGCTTATTGGATATGTTGGAGGAAGTCCCGATTGAAAATAATAAAAAACGGAATGCAGAGGCAGTGGAGATCACGACCTGGGACAGCGATATCGACCTGGATTCCGTTCCAGATGGGCAAGTTGGGGAAGAAGGTATCCGGTTAAAAAAGTCCGCTGAAAGCGAAGGTAGCACATCCATTCCTTCGGATGAATCAACAGATATGGAGAGTGCGGATTCGGGTGAAGACGGATCACCGCAATATCACCAGGCCAATCCCGAACCCATGACGGAAGAGGAGAAACAGAAGGAGCGGAACTTCCGCAAAAAGCTGAATCAAGTCTCCAGAGCCATCGTGTCCGACTCGATTCATCAGGCTGTTAAGCTGATCGTTCACCGTCCTGAATACGATCCGATCCAGCAGGAGGAATATTGGAGTCTGAGTAAGGGGCTTATGCCCATCGTGCGGGAAATCGCCAGACAGACGCTGCCGCTATTGGAGCACGAGATAACTGCAGAATTTGCCAAAAACCACTACAACGGTTCTAAATTTCAGGCAGACAGCGTGGCCTACCGCGATTTCAGGTATTTTGCCAAGAAGCGTCCACCGACGGAATCCCCTGGTCTTGTGGTCGGTTTGAGGGTGGATGAATCCGCATCGATGGCTGCTTTCGGAAGATTGGAGGCGGCCAAGCGGGCGGTCATCGCGGTCTATGAATTCTGTCAAATTTGCCATATTCCTGTTTTAATTTATGGGGATACTGCGGATGTTTCCCGTTTGGAGCAGATGTCCATCTTCGCTTATGCCGATTACAATCAACCGGATATCCGTGATCGGTTCAGGTTAATGGGGATCCGAGCCAGAAGTAATAATCGGGATGGGTTGGCTTTAAGAATTATGGCGGAACGGTTAGCAGCTTCACCGAAGCAAACCAAGCTGTTGATCAGCATCAGCGATGGGCAGCCAAAAGCCATGGAAGACTATACCGGAAGTCTGGCCATTCAGGACATGCAGCAGACTCTATCTGAATACGAAAGGAAAGGAGTCAAATTTCTGGCGGCAGCCATCGGTCAAGACAAGGATGTCATTAGTCAGATCTATGGTGTCGAGAGGTTTTTGGATATTACTAACCTGAATGAGCTGCCAGCAAAATTGGTGCGCATTATTTCTCGGTACTTGTAA
- a CDS encoding AI-2E family transporter, with product MEQPRIWPDRFKRFFLNNKFVLLLLVLLLVGLNVLVISKISFVLHPLAVLVKTIVLPIILSGILYYLLNPLVDFMEKRKIKRGWSILILYLVIAGILTIVVLAVIPVLRNQIMGLIDNFPTYSEKVRQQFEDLTGSELYNQIQETMNINSQEWWTTVTQKATEILNHTWSRVGGFLGAFTEIVLSIVTVPFVLFYMLKDGKKLPQKILSFLPTKSRSGILHVLQDINHQISSFIRGQIIVSFCIGILLYIGYMIIGLDYALILAIIASFTSVVPYLGPAIAITPALIVALVTSPVMLLKMVAVWTIVQLIEGKFISPQIMGKTLKIHPITIIFVILTAGNLFGVVGILLAVPGYAVLKVCVSHIFEWFKDTSGMYDPPNSNTLK from the coding sequence ATGGAGCAACCCCGTATTTGGCCGGATCGGTTCAAGCGCTTTTTCCTGAATAATAAGTTTGTGCTTCTTTTGCTTGTTCTGTTGCTGGTTGGACTCAACGTGTTGGTTATAAGCAAGATTTCGTTTGTGCTGCATCCGCTCGCCGTGTTAGTCAAGACAATCGTTTTGCCGATCATTTTATCAGGGATCCTCTATTATTTGCTGAACCCCCTGGTGGATTTCATGGAGAAAAGGAAAATCAAGCGCGGATGGTCCATCCTGATCCTATATCTGGTTATTGCCGGTATTCTAACGATTGTGGTGCTCGCGGTCATTCCGGTGTTGCGCAACCAGATTATGGGACTGATTGACAATTTCCCGACATATAGCGAGAAGGTTAGACAGCAGTTTGAAGATCTAACGGGCAGCGAGTTGTATAATCAGATCCAAGAAACCATGAACATTAATTCCCAAGAGTGGTGGACAACCGTCACGCAGAAAGCAACGGAAATTCTGAACCATACGTGGAGCAGAGTGGGCGGGTTCCTGGGTGCTTTTACGGAGATTGTGTTGTCGATCGTGACCGTACCTTTTGTGCTGTTTTATATGCTGAAAGATGGCAAAAAGCTCCCTCAGAAAATATTGTCTTTCCTGCCGACGAAGAGTCGTTCCGGAATTTTGCATGTACTTCAGGATATCAATCATCAGATCAGTTCCTTTATCCGCGGGCAGATTATAGTGAGCTTCTGTATTGGGATTCTGCTCTATATCGGTTATATGATCATCGGTCTGGATTACGCGTTGATTCTGGCGATTATTGCATCGTTCACCAGCGTGGTGCCCTATCTGGGACCCGCAATTGCGATCACGCCAGCGCTGATTGTGGCTCTGGTCACTTCTCCGGTCATGCTGCTGAAGATGGTTGCGGTATGGACGATCGTGCAATTAATCGAAGGGAAATTCATCTCACCGCAAATCATGGGCAAAACGCTTAAGATTCATCCCATTACGATTATCTTCGTCATACTGACGGCCGGTAATCTGTTCGGTGTGGTTGGCATTCTGTTAGCTGTTCCTGGCTATGCGGTACTCAAGGTTTGTGTGTCCCATATTTTCGAATGGTTCAAGGACACATCGGGCATGTACGATCCTCCGAATAGCAACACGCTGAAATAG